The genomic segment CGCCTATGACGGACAGATCGGTCAAGCAGCCTACAGTGCATCCAAAGGCGGCGTGGTGGGCATGACACTGCCCATTGCACGCGACCTTGCCCGGAACGGCATCCGGAACATGACCATTGCCCCCGGGATTTTCGGCACGCCGATGTTGTTCAGCATGCCCCAAGATGTGCAAGACGCGCTGGCAGCAGGTGTTCCATTCCCTTCGCGCTTGGGAACTCCGCAGGATTACGCCAAATTAGCCGTTCATATTTTTGAAAACGACATGCTCAACGGCGAGGTGATCCGCTTGGACGGCGCGATCCGACTCGCTCCGAAGTAAAGCCAGCCCATCACTCAAACAGGTGCGACGTCCAAGGGACGCCGCACCTTAGCGATGCGCACGTACCGAAGCCACCAGACCCAACAAGAAAATGCCACTGGCCCACCACTGCAAAGGGTGCGGCCAGTCACCGTGCACGAGAAATGCGTAAAAGAGTGCGAAAAGCGTTTCTGACACGATGAGTTGACCGCACAAGCTCGCGCTCAAGCGACGACTCGCGAAGTTCCAAAGCATGGTTGCTACCCATGCAGAGCCGACTCCCGTTGCTATACAAACCATAGCTGCTCGCGCAATATCCGTGTGGGCCAGAAGCAATTCCAGCGGGGTACCCATAAGCCCCCAGAGGGCCACGGCGGCGACTCCTGAGCTCACCCCCATCCAACTGGTCCAATCAGCAAGCTGGACCCCGGTATGCCGCTTCAACCAGGCCGAGTTCAGAATCGCGAAAACGACCCAACTCGCCATCGCCAGCAAACCGTACAACACCCCACGCCAAAACACCCAGCCATGGGGCTGCGCGTCGGTGCCGCTGGCGCTATCTGCCGCCATCATCAAAGCGACGCCAATGAGTGTCAGCAACAAACCGGGAATCAAGCTCCGCCACCGCAAACCAACCGGCTTGCCCAGCAACATCACCCACACCGGAACCGTGCCAATGATCATGGTGGGCACTGCCACGCCTGCATCACGGATGGCATACACCAACAACAAGTAATAGCCTGAGAAGCCGAGTGCACTGAGCAAGGCCGCGGCCCCGGCTTGGCGCCACGTCGGCATCCGCGAGCGGCCCCGGAGATAGCCCACGCTGACGATCAAGATCGAAACCAGCCCGAAAACCGCAAACCTGCCCGCTGCGAGATCAACAGGCAACAACCCGGGCGCCAGAGCCGGCGCTACGAAGACCAAACCCCACAAGGCGCCCGCCGCCAGGCCGGCCATCACGCCGCTCAGCAAAACTTCACCAAAACCGACAACCCAAACCCGCTTGTCAAACGCCGCTTAAATTCCAAATCCATCGTCAGCCGCAATGACTGCTCCATTGATAAAGTGACTCTGATCAGAGCACAAAGTCACCAAAATGGCATCCAGATCTGCCGGGCGACCGATCCGCTTGCGCGGCAGCATCTGCACCAGTTTTTGCCCTGCATCGGTATGCCAATGTTCGTGATTGATCTCGGTATCGATATAGCCCGGGCACAGTGCGTTGACGTTGATGCCGAACTTGCCCCACTCCAGCGCCTGCGCTTTGGTCATTTGGATCACGGCTGCCTTGCTCATGCAATAGGTCCCGATTTGCGGCAAGACACGCAGGCCCGCCATCGAGGCAATGTTGATGATGCGTCCGCCGGTGTAGCTGCCGGGTGCCGCACCTTTGGCGCGCGCAATCATTCGCTTGCCGACCTCTTGCGCCACAAAAAACGACCCTTTGACGTTGGTATCAAAGATGAAGTCGTAATCCTCAGGGCTGACGTCCTGCAGTCGCTGCGTGGTGCTCACTCCCGAGTTGTTGATCAGGATGTCGATGGAGCCCACCTCGGTTTCGGCGTGGGCTACCGCCGACTTGATGGAGTCGTGGTCTGTCACATCCAGTTCGATGACATGAGCATCGCCGCCCTGCCCCTCGATTTCGGCACGCAAGTCCTTGAGCTTGTCAATGCGGCGGCTGGCCAGCACCACCGCGGCACCAGCGGCCGACAAGGTGCGGGCAAACTGCGCCCCCAGCCCGCCAGATGCACCGGTGATGAATGCAATTCGCCCGGAAAGATCGATGCTATAAGCCATTTAGAGTGCCTCCACAAATTAAAAAAGAACGGTCGTTCTTTTTTATAAAATCAGCGAATAAAATCTGGTGCCGCTCGCGTGCGCTCTGGCGCGCGAACGCTGACAAGAAGACCACCCATTATTAAGCGAGACACCCCATGACAAACCAGGAAATACTGGCTCAATTCGGCCCCCGTGAATCCATGGAATACGACGTGGTCGTCGTTGGCGGCGGCCCCGGCGGCTTGGCAACGGCGATCCGCCTCAAGCAACTGGCCGCAGAGAAAGGCACCGACATATCGGTGGTCGTTCTCGAAAAAGGCTCTGAGCCTGGAGCACACATCCTGTCCGGCGCCATCATGGACCCCAAAGCGCTGACCGAACTGATTCCCGACTGGAACGCACTGGGTGCCCCACTGCACCAGCCAGTGACCGACGACGCCTACATTTTTCTGAGCGAAAAATCCGGCTTCCGCGTGCCCAACATGGTGCTGCCGCCTTTCGCGCACAACGACGGCAACTACATCATCAGCTTGGGCGCTGTCACCAAATGGTTGGCCGAGCAAGCAGAGAGCTTGGGCGTAGAAATTTTCCCTGGCTTCACAGCCGCTGAAGTGCTCTACAACGACGACGGCTCAGTCAAAGGTGTAGCCACCGGCAACATGGGTGTGGGCAAAGACGGCGAGCCGATGGAAAGCTTCCAGCTCGGTATGGAGCTGTTGGGCAAATACACCGTGTTTGCGGAAGGTGCGCGCGGCCACCTGGGCAAACAGGTTATCGCCAAGTACAAGCTCGACGACGGTCGTGACCCGCAGAGCTTCGGCATCGGCATCAAAGAGCTGTGGGAAATTGACCCCAGCCGC from the Rhodoferax potami genome contains:
- a CDS encoding DMT family transporter; the protein is MAGLAAGALWGLVFVAPALAPGLLPVDLAAGRFAVFGLVSILIVSVGYLRGRSRMPTWRQAGAAALLSALGFSGYYLLLVYAIRDAGVAVPTMIIGTVPVWVMLLGKPVGLRWRSLIPGLLLTLIGVALMMAADSASGTDAQPHGWVFWRGVLYGLLAMASWVVFAILNSAWLKRHTGVQLADWTSWMGVSSGVAAVALWGLMGTPLELLLAHTDIARAAMVCIATGVGSAWVATMLWNFASRRLSASLCGQLIVSETLFALFYAFLVHGDWPHPLQWWASGIFLLGLVASVRAHR
- a CDS encoding SDR family oxidoreductase, whose product is MAYSIDLSGRIAFITGASGGLGAQFARTLSAAGAAVVLASRRIDKLKDLRAEIEGQGGDAHVIELDVTDHDSIKSAVAHAETEVGSIDILINNSGVSTTQRLQDVSPEDYDFIFDTNVKGSFFVAQEVGKRMIARAKGAAPGSYTGGRIINIASMAGLRVLPQIGTYCMSKAAVIQMTKAQALEWGKFGINVNALCPGYIDTEINHEHWHTDAGQKLVQMLPRKRIGRPADLDAILVTLCSDQSHFINGAVIAADDGFGI